DNA sequence from the Bacteroidota bacterium genome:
GAAAGGAGATAAAAGCGCGCGTTTTATTTGGTGGTGCCCTTTTCTTTGGTTCGTTTCTTTTGGGCAAGCAAAAGAAATGAACATGCGCGGTTTTAAATGCGGGGCTGTAGTTTACAATCCACTATTGCGTATGGCCTTTAGCACGATCACAAAGCACTTCAACTAAAAGCGTTTTATTTTATGGAATAGCTCCGCGTATTAGACAAATTCTTTTCTGAACACCCCTGTTCGGTGTTCGACATTCAAGAATGCCCACCGCCTACCGCCGCCGGTCCTTCACCATCGCAAACGTCCGCTTCAAGATTTGCAGCGTATTTGAGCTGATGGTTGCATTCGGCAGGACTTCGCAGACCATATCGTAACAGCGTTGGGGGCGTTTGGGGTCGGTGTCGTTACTGGCTTCGAGGCAGAAGCGTGTGACGGCTTCATCGTCTGCCTGGCCAATTGCTACCCGGTTGAAATCAAAAATAGTGTTGTACTGAAACCAGTTTACCACGAAGGCGCTATTGTCGAATCGCCATTTCTGTTGCATGGTTTCGTCGAGCAAGGCGGTGACTGTTGTTGCCGGGATCGCATGCAACGTGCTTTCGCAGGTGCGACAAGCCACGTAGCGTATTTTACCAACGCCTTCAATGATTTTTGTGGCTTGCTCAAATCGGGTTAAATCCTGTGCACAAAAAATACGTCCAATTGCATTGCTAGACGGTTCATGGATCAGGTCAATGATTCTGGCTATCAATTTCTTTCGCGCCGGCTCTGTCCACGGGTGCTCCATTCGCTCAATAAGCGGTGACACAATTCTGACATCCCCCTGGGCGGCTAACATGTTGAATACAGTTGCGTCTGTCTCAGAGCCAAAGAACGCAAGGGCGTATGCTGTGACGAGCTGGTATTCTCCCAACCGACGGAGTGCTTCCAGCGCCTTTTCTCGAACCAGCGGTGCCGGATCACCCAATTTCTTGATCAAGGGGCGGATGGCGGTACCATGCTTCAGCATTCCCAGTGATTCACAGGCAGCTGCGCGGACCTGGAGGTTTCTATCGTCGAGGCAACCCGTCAGATCGTCCAGTGCACGTTTGTCCCTGATTTGGCCGAGCGCTTCAGCTGCGTACTGTCGGATGATCGCGTGGTCGTCTTTTAATTGCGCTGAGATTATGCTGACGGCATTCAAGTCCCGGAGCTTTCCAAAAGCCCGTAATGCAGCAAGGCGTACCGGCTCTTCCGTTTCTCGCTCCAGGTGCGTGATCATGGGTGCTGAGGCAAGGGGATGATTCAGTTGCCCAAGGGCATCGTAGGCAGCTTCACGTACGCTTGCGTCCTGGTCATCAAGGGCATAAATGAGTGGATGTACAGCATCAGCTTCACCCAGCCGCACGAGATGCGCGCATGCACGCCGGCGCTCGTCCCATGTACCATCTTTTATCTGGTTGCTGTAGAACTCAAAATCTGTCATGCGACCTGCCGTGGGCGGGGGATTTGCAGCCAAAGGATGTGGATTGCTCTGACTTGATGGATCTTGTAGCAGCAAGTTACGACGCAAGCGACCCAAGCGTTTCCTTAAAGGCCGGCGGAATGCTGTTGATACCCTTCAGCGCACGTTTTACTTTTTTTATTTGTTTCTCATCCAATTCGTTCAGGTAGGGTGCTAAACGGTCCAGCGGGTCGAGTGTTTTTGCTTTGACCAGCGCACTTACAAGGTCAGGAATAACTTTAGAAGTCAGGATTTTGTCTTCTATCGCTCGTTCTGCAAACAGCACTTCTTTGCCATCAACCAACAGGTTTTCAGGATCTACCAGTCGCGTAGGGACTGCCAACTTCCAGAATTCAGCATAGGCAGCCGCATCCATGCTCTTGATGCCAGACTTGATTCGCCATTTGTCTATGGGCAAGTTCCAGCCACCATCTCCCCAAATGAGAAGCAGGCTTTTTAGTTTTTGATGGGGATGTTCTTCAAGCAAAGCTGCAAGGGCTTTGCGTTCTGCTTTTTCTGGTGCAGCGAACCCCGATTCCTGGTAGGCAGCAAACAGGTGCTGCAGGAGTTCTTTGGTGTTAAATCCATCCTGGATGCTATCCAGTAAATCGATAGGCTGCATATTGGCTGACACAACAGGATGCAACCGGGTAGCAATAACTTTGGGCAGTTTTGCGCTGAGTTGCCGAAGCATTCTATGGGCTACAACTTTTTTGTTGGCTTCGAGTAGTGAAGCGAGGAGGGATTCAGATACACCGTCAAGTGCCTTGAGGTCGCCTTCTTTGTTGTCGAGATAGTTTGTGACCAGAAAGGCTTCCCGCTTGTTGGCGTGGATGGTATCGTACTTGCCTTGTGTCAGCATGGCGTCTACCCAGCGCCCGTACGATGTGATTGGGGTAGCCAGTTCACCCGTGTACTGTACTTGCCGGTCCGCTGCATCTACCAGGATATAGACTTTTTGTCGCGGCTTTTCGCTAAAACCGGTGCCCCAGCAATAGGTAATATTGAGTTTGCCACCTCGCTCAAAAAAAGTGTCAAAACTGCAGTATGGAAGGATTTGCGGCGGGACAACCGTCAGCGCGTGTTGCACTGCGGCTTCTATTTCTTCTGTTGATCCAATAAAAGCCACGGCAGCCCTGTCATCTGCAACGGCTTTGTGATTGATGGCAAGCTGCGCCAGTTGTCTGAATGTGTCAGCGTCCCATGTTTGCGCAGGAGATTTTGCGGACGGAATGTCGAGCAGCACTTCTGCTATATTGCTGCTTTGCTTGTCACCTTTAGCCAAAGCTGCTTCGGTGGTATCGACCAGTACGCCGAGCTCAAAGAGCTGCATCGGGTTGATGTTAGCCGCTGCAAACTCGGCCGTCCTAAAAATGAGGCAATGCGCGACATACAGACCAGAGCGACCGGCATTGTCTTGTCCGCTTACCGGTGTAACCTGTCCGACAACAAGCTTGTCTGTGCCCAGTCGAAAGCAAATGCGTTTAACGGGATTGTGGTCTCCTGTAATGTAAAAGACGCGTTCTTCAATGTCAGCGACTTCCTCTTCAGAAAGGCCGTCGTGCGTGTAGAACAGGGTTTGGAAACCAGCCGTTTTGGATGGTGATTCGTTGCGTTCTACGTTGGCGTAAATGTGTTGCCAGGCGTAAAGCTTTGGCATGGGTTATCCGGGTAAACGTTAAAAAACACGAATGAGTCGGCATCCGAAAATGCGC
Encoded proteins:
- a CDS encoding HEAT repeat domain-containing protein, which encodes MAANPPPTAGRMTDFEFYSNQIKDGTWDERRRACAHLVRLGEADAVHPLIYALDDQDASVREAAYDALGQLNHPLASAPMITHLERETEEPVRLAALRAFGKLRDLNAVSIISAQLKDDHAIIRQYAAEALGQIRDKRALDDLTGCLDDRNLQVRAAACESLGMLKHGTAIRPLIKKLGDPAPLVREKALEALRRLGEYQLVTAYALAFFGSETDATVFNMLAAQGDVRIVSPLIERMEHPWTEPARKKLIARIIDLIHEPSSNAIGRIFCAQDLTRFEQATKIIEGVGKIRYVACRTCESTLHAIPATTVTALLDETMQQKWRFDNSAFVVNWFQYNTIFDFNRVAIGQADDEAVTRFCLEASNDTDPKRPQRCYDMVCEVLPNATISSNTLQILKRTFAMVKDRRR